The proteins below come from a single Faecalibaculum rodentium genomic window:
- a CDS encoding Cof-type HAD-IIB family hydrolase has product MTLQKETGQPVRIAFFDIDGTLLPFRQTQLSPGHAEALRQLQKQGILVVAASGRPPYIIPDFGFDARIAFNGALAVTKDGEIAYENAIEQPLLAKVYRFLSDHGIGMILAGETSMGADRYDQKLQDYLSLASQKVVPDPGFMVRLSQPCLQVIAAVPGELREQMRREIPELEIFGWHPLGVDITSSGVSKGEALKAVCSWYGIPISQSIAFGDAMNDKELLEAAGIAVAMGNAQEDLKQIADTVTEPVEEDGIWTELKRRNLVS; this is encoded by the coding sequence ATGACATTGCAAAAAGAAACTGGTCAGCCAGTCAGGATCGCATTTTTCGACATCGATGGCACCCTGCTGCCATTCCGTCAGACACAACTCAGCCCCGGACATGCCGAAGCCCTCCGGCAGCTTCAAAAACAGGGTATTCTAGTCGTTGCGGCATCCGGCCGTCCTCCGTACATCATTCCGGACTTTGGCTTTGACGCACGCATCGCCTTCAATGGGGCTCTGGCTGTCACGAAAGACGGAGAGATCGCATATGAAAATGCCATTGAGCAGCCCCTGCTCGCGAAAGTATACCGGTTCCTGTCAGATCACGGCATCGGCATGATTCTGGCGGGAGAAACCAGCATGGGTGCCGACCGATATGATCAGAAACTGCAGGATTACCTGAGTCTTGCCAGTCAGAAAGTCGTCCCGGATCCCGGGTTCATGGTCCGGCTCTCGCAGCCTTGTCTGCAGGTTATTGCTGCGGTTCCGGGAGAACTCCGGGAGCAGATGCGGCGGGAAATACCGGAACTTGAAATCTTTGGATGGCATCCGCTTGGTGTGGACATCACCTCCAGCGGTGTGTCCAAAGGAGAGGCCCTGAAGGCAGTCTGCAGCTGGTATGGCATTCCGATTTCCCAGTCCATCGCGTTTGGGGATGCGATGAATGACAAAGAACTGCTCGAAGCAGCCGGGATCGCCGTGGCCATGGGCAATGCACAGGAGGATCTGAAACAGATTGCGGATACAGTCACAGAACCGGTGGAGGAAGACGGGATCTGGACGGAGCTTAAGCGCCGAAATCTGGTCTCGTGA
- the gpmA gene encoding 2,3-diphosphoglycerate-dependent phosphoglycerate mutase, whose amino-acid sequence MKKLVLIRHGESEWNKENRFTGWTDVELSQKGREEARQAGQLLKNQGYSFDKAYTSVLKRANHTLDGVLLELGETDIPVTRSWKLNERHYGALQGLNKAETAAKYGDEQVHEWRRSWDVRPPLLDSDDKRNPVLDPLYKGVPADELPLGESLKDTVRRVVPFFESDIVPEIKAGKNVVIAAHGNSLRALVKFLDHISDDDIAGLDIPTGVPLVYELDDDMNPLRHYYLGDPEVIRAREEAVKNQGKAKE is encoded by the coding sequence ATGAAAAAACTCGTGCTGATTCGCCATGGCGAATCCGAATGGAACAAAGAAAACCGGTTTACTGGCTGGACCGATGTGGAACTCAGTCAGAAGGGAAGGGAAGAAGCCCGGCAGGCAGGACAGCTGCTCAAAAACCAGGGATATTCTTTCGACAAGGCCTATACCTCCGTGCTGAAACGTGCAAATCATACGCTGGATGGTGTACTTCTCGAACTCGGGGAAACTGATATCCCCGTAACCCGCAGCTGGAAACTGAACGAGAGACACTATGGTGCGCTGCAGGGTCTGAACAAAGCCGAAACGGCTGCAAAATACGGAGATGAGCAGGTCCATGAATGGAGACGCAGCTGGGATGTACGGCCCCCTCTGCTGGATTCTGACGACAAGCGGAATCCGGTCCTGGATCCTCTTTACAAAGGCGTGCCTGCAGATGAACTTCCGCTGGGGGAATCTCTGAAGGATACCGTCCGCCGGGTTGTGCCGTTCTTTGAGTCCGATATTGTGCCTGAGATCAAGGCAGGGAAGAACGTTGTGATTGCAGCCCACGGAAACTCACTTCGGGCCCTTGTCAAATTCCTGGATCACATCAGCGATGACGACATTGCAGGACTGGATATCCCAACCGGCGTTCCGCTGGTATATGAGCTGGATGACGATATGAATCCTCTGAGACACTATTATCTCGGGGATCCCGAGGTCATTCGCGCCAGGGAAGAAGCCGTAAAGAACCAGGGCAAGGCAAAAGAATAG
- the rnr gene encoding ribonuclease R yields MKDRLILLFKESPERTLSSLEQQLHIENKEQREDLKDTLAQMEDERLVWKDGDVWRWIGEDYFVGRLKDISKFEFLVVNGDQKVYVRKSNGMDAFDRDEVLVRKSAGGNRIIHIFKRGIENITGVILKTRDGWKFRSDVDLHTAFRLTNAKEFSLANNTKAVVKVVDYTRPLGVKIIRLLGPASQKGVDIEAMLYENNVRMEFPEEVITETSKVPSTVSDRELEGRSDFRDLLTVTIDGDHSKDFDDAISLEKTDKGYRLYVHIADVSHYVKEDSPLDKEALLRGNSVYVVDRVVPMLPFELSNGICSLNPDVDRLTLTAVMDLDNNGNLMDTDVVESVIHSDKRCTYNDVNRLLAGDPAVQEEYQDVRDMLKNFEELTHKLQARSKERGYISFSTKEPTIELDDKGRPVNIYVAERGFSEQMIEEAMIMANVAVAKFLDEKKIPGIFRVHETPDPEKVATVLNMAKALNVPADFYPDEVSAKDIQKFLDTIEDETSRDVLSMVALRSMQKARYDSEDIGHFGLALEDYTHFTSPIRRYSDLVVHRMLRKYFFNKNADQTKMKGERRKIQKEAEHISTKEREAITMERLVNDYEAARYMEKKVGQRYQGTVVGVANFGFFVELDNTVEGLVPCHSLTDDFYRYDEGTMTLEGENNHKTYRMGQKVDVVCTDVDVPRGKITFGLA; encoded by the coding sequence ATGAAAGATCGGCTGATCCTCCTGTTTAAGGAATCACCAGAACGCACGCTGTCTTCTCTGGAACAGCAGCTGCACATAGAAAACAAGGAACAGAGAGAGGACCTCAAGGACACACTGGCGCAGATGGAAGATGAACGCCTTGTCTGGAAGGACGGCGATGTTTGGCGCTGGATCGGCGAGGACTACTTTGTCGGGCGCCTGAAAGACATTTCCAAGTTTGAGTTTCTCGTCGTCAACGGCGACCAGAAAGTGTATGTCCGGAAATCCAATGGAATGGATGCCTTTGACCGGGATGAAGTCCTGGTCCGCAAATCCGCCGGCGGAAACCGGATCATCCACATATTCAAAAGAGGCATCGAAAATATCACCGGCGTCATCCTCAAGACCCGGGATGGATGGAAATTCCGCAGTGATGTGGATCTGCACACGGCCTTCCGGCTGACGAACGCCAAAGAGTTTTCCCTGGCCAACAACACCAAGGCTGTGGTGAAAGTCGTAGACTACACCAGACCGCTGGGTGTGAAAATCATCCGTCTTCTGGGCCCGGCCTCACAGAAAGGCGTGGACATCGAAGCCATGCTGTATGAAAACAACGTCCGGATGGAGTTTCCCGAAGAAGTGATCACTGAGACCTCCAAAGTGCCGTCAACGGTCAGCGACCGGGAACTGGAAGGCCGCTCCGATTTCCGGGATCTGCTTACCGTCACCATTGACGGCGATCACTCCAAGGATTTCGATGATGCGATTTCACTGGAAAAAACCGACAAGGGATACCGCCTGTATGTGCACATCGCGGATGTGTCTCATTACGTCAAGGAGGATTCGCCGCTGGACAAGGAAGCACTCCTTCGGGGCAACTCTGTCTATGTTGTGGACAGAGTCGTGCCGATGCTGCCCTTCGAGCTCTCCAACGGGATCTGCAGTCTGAACCCGGACGTGGACCGGCTGACACTGACGGCTGTCATGGATCTGGACAACAACGGCAATCTGATGGATACAGATGTTGTGGAGTCAGTGATCCATTCTGACAAACGATGCACCTACAATGACGTAAACCGGCTTCTGGCAGGAGACCCGGCTGTCCAGGAAGAATACCAGGATGTCAGGGATATGCTGAAGAACTTTGAGGAACTGACGCACAAACTCCAGGCCAGGAGCAAGGAGCGGGGATACATCAGCTTTTCCACAAAAGAGCCGACCATTGAACTGGATGACAAAGGCCGTCCGGTAAACATTTACGTGGCTGAACGAGGGTTTTCCGAACAGATGATCGAAGAAGCGATGATCATGGCGAATGTGGCTGTGGCCAAATTCCTGGATGAAAAGAAGATCCCCGGCATATTCCGTGTCCATGAAACCCCGGATCCGGAAAAAGTCGCAACGGTTCTGAACATGGCAAAAGCACTGAATGTTCCGGCGGATTTTTATCCGGATGAAGTCAGTGCGAAAGACATCCAGAAATTTCTGGACACTATAGAAGATGAAACCAGCCGGGATGTCCTGAGCATGGTGGCCCTTCGTTCCATGCAGAAAGCCCGTTATGATTCCGAGGATATCGGTCATTTCGGCCTGGCACTTGAGGACTATACACACTTCACAAGTCCGATCCGCCGGTACAGCGATCTTGTGGTTCACCGGATGCTGCGCAAGTATTTCTTCAATAAAAATGCCGATCAGACAAAAATGAAGGGTGAACGCAGGAAAATCCAGAAGGAAGCCGAACACATTTCCACCAAGGAACGGGAAGCCATTACCATGGAACGCCTTGTGAATGATTACGAAGCTGCCCGGTACATGGAAAAGAAAGTCGGTCAGCGGTATCAGGGAACTGTGGTCGGTGTGGCAAACTTCGGGTTCTTCGTGGAGCTGGACAACACGGTAGAAGGCCTGGTACCCTGTCATTCCCTCACCGATGATTTCTATCGGTATGACGAAGGAACGATGACCCTGGAAGGGGAAAACAATCACAAGACCTATCGCATGGGACAGAAAGTGGATGTTGTCTGCACAGATGTGGATGTCCCGAGAGGGAAAATCACCTTCGGTCTGGCATAG
- the secG gene encoding preprotein translocase subunit SecG: MEQTLNICLMIVSGIIIILTLLQSGKSDGLSAAFTGSGDLNLFAVQKERGPEKVISRMTLIFGIIFFGLVLALQIV; this comes from the coding sequence ATGGAACAGACACTGAATATCTGCCTGATGATCGTATCCGGTATCATCATCATTCTGACACTGCTGCAGAGCGGGAAATCCGACGGACTGTCCGCCGCCTTTACCGGCAGCGGCGATCTGAATCTGTTTGCGGTACAGAAAGAGCGGGGACCTGAGAAGGTGATCAGCCGCATGACGCTGATCTTCGGCATCATCTTCTTCGGACTGGTACTCGCACTGCAGATTGTTTAA
- a CDS encoding HAD-IIA family hydrolase, translated as MKTLVLDLDGTMYRGPEPIEAGIRLVKKLLAQNRPFLFLTNNSMRTPAQNARHMLEMGYEGILPEHFYNSAMASAAWARRNLGTETAAFIGQEGMREALEQEGIRITDRAPQALFVGLDKTMDYAGYSRALGHLLNGAALIGTNKDRILAKPGGFEVGNGSVVALFEYASGQKSPDIGKPHAPILDFMLEKHGLRREDVILVGDNLETDIALGYNNHVKTVLVESGVHNRHDIDHLGMVPDLVIGSLDELTAMIEDGSIDRL; from the coding sequence ATGAAAACGCTGGTCCTCGACCTGGATGGTACCATGTATCGGGGGCCGGAGCCCATTGAAGCCGGCATCCGTCTTGTCAAGAAACTTCTGGCCCAAAACCGGCCGTTTCTGTTCCTGACAAACAACTCCATGCGCACACCGGCGCAGAATGCCCGCCACATGCTTGAAATGGGCTATGAAGGGATCCTGCCGGAGCATTTCTACAACAGTGCCATGGCCAGTGCGGCCTGGGCCCGCAGGAATCTGGGAACCGAAACCGCTGCGTTCATAGGCCAGGAAGGCATGAGGGAAGCGCTGGAACAGGAAGGGATCCGCATCACGGATCGGGCACCGCAGGCTTTGTTTGTGGGACTGGACAAAACCATGGACTATGCCGGCTACAGCCGTGCGCTGGGTCATCTGCTGAATGGTGCAGCCCTGATCGGAACAAACAAGGACCGTATTCTGGCAAAACCAGGGGGGTTCGAAGTGGGAAACGGCTCGGTAGTGGCCCTGTTTGAATATGCCTCCGGGCAGAAAAGCCCGGATATTGGCAAACCGCATGCTCCCATCCTCGATTTCATGCTGGAAAAACACGGACTGCGCCGCGAGGATGTCATTCTTGTGGGCGACAATTTGGAAACGGATATAGCGTTGGGATACAATAATCACGTAAAGACGGTTCTGGTGGAATCCGGGGTACACAACCGGCATGACATCGACCATCTTGGTATGGTTCCCGACCTGGTGATCGGTTCTCTTGATGAACTGACTGCCATGATCGAAGACGGCAGCATTGACCGGCTTTGA
- the nusG gene encoding transcription termination/antitermination protein NusG has translation MAEELKKQWYVVNTYAGQENRVKENLERRIKTMGLEDSLFQIVVAEEKEVEYKNGKRVEKTHNLFSGYVLVQMIMTDEAWYVVRNTPGVTGFIGSSGKGAKPFPVSQEEIDSVLRRLGHDSTPVQADFAAGDEVEIIGGAFEGSTGKVESMDDEKQEALVSLIIFGRETSTEIPYGDLKKVGE, from the coding sequence ATGGCAGAAGAACTGAAAAAACAATGGTATGTGGTCAATACCTATGCCGGTCAGGAAAACCGCGTCAAGGAAAATCTTGAGCGCCGGATCAAGACCATGGGTCTGGAAGATTCTCTGTTCCAGATCGTGGTGGCGGAAGAAAAGGAAGTGGAGTACAAAAACGGCAAGCGTGTCGAGAAAACCCACAACCTCTTTTCCGGCTATGTGCTGGTCCAGATGATCATGACCGACGAAGCATGGTATGTTGTCCGAAACACCCCGGGTGTGACGGGATTTATCGGATCGTCCGGCAAGGGTGCCAAACCGTTCCCGGTGAGCCAGGAAGAAATCGACTCCGTTCTCCGGCGGCTGGGACATGACAGCACGCCGGTTCAGGCTGACTTTGCAGCAGGGGATGAAGTGGAAATCATCGGGGGTGCCTTTGAAGGCAGCACTGGCAAAGTGGAGTCCATGGATGACGAGAAACAGGAAGCCCTGGTTTCCCTGATTATTTTCGGGCGGGAAACCAGCACGGAAATTCCCTACGGAGATTTGAAGAAGGTCGGCGAATGA
- the secE gene encoding preprotein translocase subunit SecE, with protein MSKEKKEAVYSPAGIFRELKKVQWPRFGELMSSSGLVIGFTLLFGLYFFICELAASSLVSWIVSL; from the coding sequence ATGAGCAAGGAAAAGAAAGAAGCAGTGTATTCACCTGCCGGCATTTTTCGCGAACTGAAAAAGGTTCAATGGCCGCGGTTCGGTGAACTGATGTCCTCTTCAGGACTGGTCATCGGCTTTACGCTGCTGTTTGGATTATATTTTTTCATCTGCGAACTGGCCGCTTCCAGCCTGGTAAGCTGGATTGTCAGTCTGTAG
- the rpmG gene encoding 50S ribosomal protein L33 has protein sequence MADKVTLVCTECLSRNYSTEKNKKKSTERLELKKYCPRCKKHTLHRETK, from the coding sequence ATGGCGGATAAAGTCACTTTGGTCTGTACGGAGTGCCTTAGCCGGAACTACTCCACAGAGAAGAACAAGAAAAAAAGCACGGAGCGGCTTGAACTGAAAAAATACTGCCCCCGCTGCAAAAAGCATACGCTTCACAGAGAAACAAAGTAG
- a CDS encoding RNA polymerase sigma factor: MENNINELIYLYHLRDPEALALLIEAYHPLTASLQSLTPPDMEPEDYRQVADAVLVECLNSWRQDLNLSFSTYYKSVLVNRIRTLGRKWARKQPDPGATFVSLDDVLPDGDRSVHESIEDPRVNVARQVQARYQLDALYQSVCKDRGAQAARVLSMRSMEYTLKEICERTGLSIGRVRYILRDAERQKPDPGCM, translated from the coding sequence ATGGAAAACAATATCAATGAACTGATTTATCTGTATCATCTACGGGACCCGGAAGCACTGGCTCTGCTGATCGAAGCCTATCATCCGCTGACAGCCAGTCTGCAGTCCCTGACACCGCCGGATATGGAACCTGAGGATTATCGCCAGGTTGCCGATGCTGTCCTGGTCGAGTGTCTGAACTCCTGGCGGCAGGACCTGAATCTTTCTTTTTCCACGTACTATAAGTCGGTCCTGGTCAACCGAATCCGGACACTGGGACGCAAGTGGGCCAGAAAGCAGCCGGATCCGGGCGCCACATTTGTAAGTCTGGATGATGTCCTGCCTGACGGTGACCGTTCGGTGCATGAGTCCATCGAAGATCCCAGGGTCAATGTAGCCCGGCAGGTCCAGGCCCGGTATCAGCTGGATGCACTGTACCAGTCTGTCTGCAAAGACAGGGGAGCGCAGGCGGCAAGGGTTCTCAGCATGCGGTCCATGGAATATACACTGAAGGAAATCTGCGAGAGGACCGGCCTGTCCATAGGCAGGGTACGGTATATTCTGCGGGATGCGGAAAGGCAGAAGCCGGATCCTGGCTGTATGTGA
- the rlmB gene encoding 23S rRNA (guanosine(2251)-2'-O)-methyltransferase RlmB: MIVYGKNVISQLENDPSAVEELYVSSTLKDREFRKKAEALNLPVVEVPRSRLDQLTGGAAHNGVAARVREIPTYSLETLLQKKKNAKGFYIALDGIQDPHNLGAILRTADCAGADGVIITRHHSASLTPAAVKASTGAAYTVPVAVVTNLSQALKSLKDQGYWIAGTDMKDARDYRDGMYEEPTVLVIGSEGKGISPLVKKQCDYIVTLPMHGSVTSLNASVTAAILMYEVEAARRGR, encoded by the coding sequence TTGATCGTATACGGAAAAAATGTGATCAGTCAGCTGGAAAACGATCCTTCTGCCGTGGAGGAACTGTATGTTTCTTCCACACTGAAAGACCGTGAATTCCGGAAAAAAGCCGAAGCTCTGAACCTTCCGGTCGTGGAAGTGCCCAGAAGCCGTCTGGATCAGCTGACTGGCGGCGCAGCACACAATGGCGTTGCCGCCAGAGTACGGGAAATTCCCACATATTCTCTGGAAACACTGCTGCAGAAAAAGAAAAACGCCAAAGGGTTTTACATCGCTCTGGACGGCATTCAGGATCCCCACAATCTGGGGGCGATTCTCAGAACTGCGGACTGTGCCGGAGCCGATGGAGTGATCATCACCAGACATCACTCTGCTTCGCTGACACCCGCTGCGGTGAAAGCCAGCACCGGTGCGGCTTATACAGTACCGGTGGCTGTGGTGACTAACCTTTCGCAGGCACTGAAATCCCTGAAGGATCAGGGATACTGGATCGCGGGCACCGATATGAAAGATGCCAGGGATTACCGGGATGGCATGTATGAAGAGCCGACGGTCCTGGTGATCGGGTCGGAGGGAAAGGGCATTTCTCCTCTGGTCAAAAAACAGTGCGATTATATTGTGACATTGCCGATGCATGGAAGCGTGACTTCACTCAATGCTTCCGTGACAGCGGCGATCCTGATGTACGAAGTGGAAGCCGCCCGGCGAGGCCGGTAG
- a CDS encoding Mini-ribonuclease 3, which translates to MEIVTENAVTLAWLGDALMNTYIREHLLKKGYTRVDDLQKKSTRYLSAKAQSRMLRQLEKEGFFLEDEAVILQRGKAARIHTKAKNADVREYLQATALEALLGYLHLYHHPDRLKMLLTRLAQIGDESL; encoded by the coding sequence ATGGAAATCGTCACGGAAAATGCTGTTACACTGGCATGGCTGGGCGATGCACTGATGAATACGTACATCCGGGAACACCTGTTGAAAAAAGGGTATACCCGGGTGGATGACCTGCAGAAAAAAAGCACACGATACCTGTCGGCAAAGGCGCAGAGCAGGATGCTGCGCCAGCTGGAAAAAGAAGGCTTCTTCCTGGAGGATGAAGCCGTCATCCTGCAACGGGGCAAGGCAGCCCGCATCCATACAAAGGCAAAGAACGCAGACGTACGCGAATATCTTCAGGCAACGGCCCTGGAAGCACTTCTGGGGTACCTTCATCTGTATCATCACCCGGACAGACTGAAGATGCTGCTGACACGTCTTGCACAGATTGGAGATGAATCCCTTTGA
- the cysS gene encoding cysteine--tRNA ligase, which yields MRLFNSRTGNVEVLQPLEPGKVSMYVCGPTVYNYPHIGNARPIVVFDTLKKALEAEGYAVNYVSNYTDVDDKIIKAAMEEGTDEKTVTDRFIEAYAQTRRDLNAEQPDVSPRVTETMDEIIRFIGDLVEKGAAYQAGGDVYYRVSSDPMYGELSHQRPEDLEVGARIEESTVKENPLDFTLWKQTDKGIRWDSPWSKGRPGWHTECVVMIQDVFGKPLIDIHGGGMDLKFPHHENEIAQCRSLHDTSLANVWVHNGMINIDGLKMSKSLGNVWWAKDLIAQFGGNVVRWVMITTHYRAPLNLNEEAFSAAARELEKIRTAMKQASVKLQLADWSRTPDLEEGLWKQFMDAMDDDLNTPNAAAVIFEAVKKLNQAARARELDGDLVASLLETLTRMLHVMGIEFTLPVLTAGDRELWHRWKAAVKAKEFGTADACRAELQQRDIL from the coding sequence ATGAGGCTGTTCAACTCAAGGACCGGCAACGTGGAAGTCCTCCAGCCCCTGGAGCCCGGAAAAGTCTCGATGTATGTATGCGGTCCCACTGTCTACAACTATCCGCACATTGGAAATGCCAGGCCCATTGTTGTATTCGATACATTGAAGAAGGCACTGGAAGCAGAGGGATATGCAGTCAACTATGTCTCCAACTACACTGATGTGGATGACAAAATCATCAAGGCTGCCATGGAAGAAGGCACAGACGAGAAGACCGTGACTGACCGGTTTATCGAAGCCTATGCACAGACCCGCCGGGATCTGAATGCGGAGCAGCCGGATGTCTCTCCTCGTGTAACCGAAACCATGGATGAGATTATCCGCTTCATCGGCGATCTGGTGGAAAAAGGGGCTGCATACCAGGCCGGCGGCGATGTATATTATCGTGTTTCAAGCGATCCCATGTACGGTGAGCTGTCACATCAGCGGCCGGAGGATCTGGAAGTCGGTGCAAGAATCGAGGAAAGCACCGTCAAGGAAAACCCGCTGGACTTCACGCTCTGGAAACAGACAGACAAGGGTATCCGATGGGATTCTCCGTGGAGCAAAGGTCGTCCGGGCTGGCACACCGAGTGTGTCGTTATGATCCAGGATGTGTTCGGCAAACCGCTGATCGACATTCATGGCGGGGGAATGGATTTGAAGTTTCCGCATCATGAAAATGAAATCGCACAGTGCCGGAGCCTGCATGACACTTCGCTGGCCAATGTCTGGGTACACAATGGCATGATCAACATTGATGGCCTGAAGATGTCCAAGTCACTCGGGAATGTGTGGTGGGCCAAAGACCTCATTGCGCAGTTTGGTGGCAATGTGGTGCGCTGGGTCATGATCACCACCCACTACAGAGCCCCGCTGAATCTCAATGAAGAGGCATTTTCGGCAGCAGCCAGGGAACTGGAAAAGATCCGAACAGCCATGAAGCAGGCGTCTGTCAAACTGCAGCTTGCTGACTGGAGCAGGACACCTGATCTGGAGGAAGGACTCTGGAAGCAGTTTATGGATGCCATGGATGACGACCTGAATACACCCAATGCAGCGGCTGTCATCTTTGAGGCTGTCAAGAAACTGAACCAGGCGGCAAGAGCCAGGGAACTGGATGGTGACCTGGTGGCTTCGCTTCTGGAAACGCTCACCCGCATGCTGCATGTCATGGGCATTGAATTCACCCTCCCTGTCCTGACTGCAGGCGACAGGGAACTCTGGCATCGGTGGAAAGCCGCGGTCAAGGCAAAGGAGTTCGGGACTGCCGATGCCTGCAGAGCCGAGTTGCAGCAGCGGGATATCCTCTGA
- the gap gene encoding type I glyceraldehyde-3-phosphate dehydrogenase: MTVKVALNGFGRIGRLAFRQMFDDPNYEIVAINDLTSPEMLAHLLKYDSTQGTYKLADKVSATEDSIIVDGKEIKIYKEADASKLPWGEKDVDVVLECTGFYTSKAKAQAHVDAGAKKVVISAPAGNDLPTIVYNVNEETIGPDDKIISAASCTTNCLAPMAKALNELAPIKSGIMTTVHAYTGDQMTLDGPQRKGDKRRSRAAAVNIVPNSTGAAKAIGLVIPELNGKLIGSAQRVPVPTGSTTILVAEVEGEVTVDQINEAMAAAQTESFGYNTEEIVSSDIIGMKYGSLFDATQTMATPTGDGNTLVQVVSWYDNENSYTSQMVRTIKYFAEKDHEAAAA; the protein is encoded by the coding sequence ATGACAGTAAAAGTTGCACTGAATGGTTTCGGCCGTATCGGACGTCTTGCATTCCGTCAGATGTTTGACGACCCCAACTACGAAATCGTGGCAATCAACGACCTGACAAGCCCTGAAATGCTGGCTCACCTGCTGAAATACGATTCCACACAGGGAACCTACAAGCTGGCCGACAAAGTGTCCGCTACTGAAGATTCCATCATCGTGGACGGCAAGGAAATCAAAATCTATAAGGAAGCCGATGCATCCAAACTCCCCTGGGGCGAAAAGGATGTTGACGTAGTCCTGGAATGCACAGGATTCTACACATCCAAGGCCAAGGCTCAGGCGCATGTTGATGCCGGTGCCAAGAAAGTCGTTATTTCCGCTCCTGCCGGAAACGACCTGCCGACCATTGTTTACAACGTAAACGAAGAAACCATCGGACCGGATGACAAGATCATCTCCGCTGCATCCTGCACAACCAACTGCCTGGCTCCCATGGCAAAGGCCCTGAACGAACTGGCTCCGATCAAATCCGGAATCATGACAACCGTTCACGCTTACACCGGTGACCAGATGACTCTGGATGGCCCGCAGCGCAAAGGCGACAAGCGCCGTTCCCGTGCAGCAGCCGTTAACATCGTTCCGAACAGCACTGGTGCTGCCAAGGCCATTGGTCTGGTTATCCCCGAACTGAACGGCAAGCTGATCGGTTCCGCTCAGCGTGTTCCTGTTCCCACAGGCTCCACCACAATCCTGGTTGCAGAAGTTGAAGGCGAAGTAACCGTTGACCAGATCAACGAAGCCATGGCTGCTGCACAGACAGAAAGCTTCGGCTACAACACAGAAGAAATCGTTTCGTCCGATATCATCGGCATGAAGTACGGTTCCCTGTTCGATGCCACTCAGACAATGGCAACTCCGACAGGCGACGGCAACACGCTGGTACAGGTTGTTTCCTGGTACGACAACGAAAACTCCTACACTTCTCAGATGGTTCGTACGATCAAGTACTTTGCCGAGAAGGACCACGAAGCAGCTGCAGCATAA
- a CDS encoding Lrp/AsnC family transcriptional regulator, with translation MNTNALLDLLEKDARLSARDLADMLDEEEGTVRKEVKRLENDKIICGYHTVINYNRGLKDEKVMAFIEVDCRPTRDRGYDKTARLIASYPEVSTMYLLSGDCDFLCLVEGKTMFEVARFVYDKISAVEDVTSTKTLFVLKEYKKNGIMMKDEDEKKNERLVVTP, from the coding sequence ATGAACACCAATGCCCTGCTCGATCTGCTCGAGAAAGATGCACGTCTCAGTGCGCGGGACCTTGCCGATATGCTTGATGAAGAAGAAGGCACAGTCCGCAAGGAAGTAAAGCGTCTCGAGAATGACAAGATCATCTGCGGCTATCATACCGTCATCAACTACAACCGGGGACTCAAGGACGAAAAAGTTATGGCTTTCATCGAGGTGGACTGTCGTCCCACCAGAGACCGGGGCTATGACAAGACCGCCCGTCTGATTGCCAGCTATCCGGAGGTATCCACGATGTATCTGCTGTCGGGAGACTGCGATTTTCTGTGCCTGGTGGAAGGAAAAACCATGTTTGAAGTCGCACGATTCGTATATGACAAAATTTCTGCCGTGGAAGACGTGACCAGCACCAAAACACTGTTCGTTCTCAAGGAATACAAGAAAAATGGCATCATGATGAAGGACGAAGACGAAAAGAAAAATGAAAGGCTGGTGGTGACACCATGA